In a genomic window of Leifsonia xyli subsp. cynodontis DSM 46306:
- a CDS encoding glycosyltransferase family 2 protein — MTEPLQIVLPMAGLGQRFRATGETRPKPLIEVDGGPMFRKALDSLTAAGIRGEVTAIIRAELQRDHGLGAALRAASPGLRVIELAAPTGGAAETVLAAPLDPERPLLVMDCDIAFESPGYASELARATAGDADGVLLSFPSSDPRYSFAETDDGRVVRTAEKVAISRNALMGVYFFRRAGEFQECAHEVVQAARAGEVAESYLSLVYNRMLSHGSTVRLAQGTFYCFGTPGELASYRETGLPVGVLPRDGGQFC, encoded by the coding sequence ATGACCGAGCCGCTTCAGATCGTCCTCCCGATGGCCGGGCTCGGCCAGCGGTTCCGCGCGACGGGCGAGACACGGCCGAAACCTCTCATCGAGGTGGACGGCGGGCCGATGTTCCGCAAAGCGCTCGACTCGCTCACGGCCGCGGGCATCCGTGGCGAGGTGACGGCGATCATCCGTGCCGAACTCCAGCGGGACCACGGTCTGGGCGCCGCCTTGAGGGCGGCCTCCCCGGGTCTGCGCGTCATCGAACTCGCCGCACCGACGGGCGGAGCCGCCGAGACGGTGCTCGCCGCGCCGCTGGACCCCGAGCGGCCGCTGCTCGTCATGGACTGCGACATCGCTTTCGAGAGCCCCGGCTATGCCTCCGAGCTCGCACGCGCGACGGCGGGCGATGCCGACGGAGTGCTGCTGTCCTTCCCCTCCTCGGACCCGCGCTACAGCTTCGCCGAGACAGACGACGGCCGTGTCGTGCGCACGGCGGAGAAGGTCGCGATCTCCCGCAACGCCCTCATGGGCGTCTACTTCTTTCGCCGTGCCGGGGAGTTCCAGGAGTGCGCCCACGAGGTCGTCCAGGCGGCCCGAGCTGGTGAGGTCGCCGAGTCCTACCTGTCGCTCGTGTACAACCGCATGCTGTCCCACGGATCGACGGTCAGGCTCGCTCAGGGCACTTTCTACTGCTTCGGAACCCCGGGAGAGCTCGCGTCTTACCGCG
- a CDS encoding MarR family winged helix-turn-helix transcriptional regulator — MSSSAPAVGTAKQARAAAVAAWESLFRAQVAVMRTLSAEFPTRAISLNEYDVLFTLSRQPNRELRLRDLNKNVLLTQPSVSRLVDRLVARRLVAKGPEPTDARGTVIRLTDTGFELFRRVAVEHMKTITERVGGRLDTQELETLAALCDKLRGAS, encoded by the coding sequence ATGAGCAGCAGCGCGCCCGCGGTGGGCACGGCCAAACAAGCCAGGGCGGCTGCGGTCGCCGCCTGGGAGTCGCTGTTCCGTGCGCAAGTGGCTGTGATGCGGACACTCAGCGCCGAATTCCCGACCCGCGCCATCTCGCTCAACGAATACGACGTGCTCTTCACCCTCTCGCGGCAGCCGAACCGCGAACTGCGCCTGCGGGACCTCAACAAAAACGTGCTGCTCACGCAGCCGAGCGTCAGCCGGCTCGTCGACCGGCTCGTCGCCCGCAGACTGGTCGCGAAAGGTCCCGAGCCCACCGACGCCCGCGGAACGGTCATCCGGCTGACCGACACCGGGTTCGAGTTGTTCCGGCGCGTGGCCGTGGAGCATATGAAGACGATCACCGAACGGGTCGGCGGACGCCTCGATACGCAGGAGTTGGAGACGCTCGCCGCGCTGTGCGACAAACTGCGCGGGGCTTCCTGA
- a CDS encoding HAD family hydrolase, with translation MARTLRTWSDTARVALVTTAKAGAVAAVLAHHDLTHLFSFVVTGDDTERSKPAPDPYLLALATAGLRPEDCIMFEDSESGVRSAEGAGVDVVRIEWSADAA, from the coding sequence CTGGCGCGGACACTCCGGACCTGGTCGGACACGGCACGAGTCGCGCTGGTCACAACCGCGAAGGCGGGCGCTGTGGCCGCCGTCCTCGCGCATCACGATCTGACCCACCTGTTCTCCTTCGTCGTGACAGGCGACGACACCGAACGGTCGAAGCCCGCGCCCGATCCCTACCTCCTCGCCCTCGCGACGGCCGGGCTCCGCCCCGAGGACTGCATCATGTTCGAGGACTCGGAATCCGGCGTCCGGTCCGCCGAAGGCGCCGGTGTCGATGTCGTGCGCATCGAGTGGAGCGCCGATGCCGCTTAG
- a CDS encoding lysylphosphatidylglycerol synthase transmembrane domain-containing protein: protein MPLRRPRLRSVLLLAALVGACLFAVTNIPTIAAFLEHWPGPVDLLSLLIAAVLVMMGNLARALRTQTVLDQARPGGLVQHVDALSVGVLFTLLLPLRAGEIVRTLVLSRRLRISLLYTGTAIALERLLDVIVVAGALLVFGSVVGLPVAVVGPAILILAVTGSVLLLFVLLVRENRLLMRMVVAVTSVLADRPRARVRMSVWSMVHGYQSFLRSPRKLGAYAVAFCLSWLGYLTAVYVVLAGALPDSAIGTPAAGVLAPFVFPETLLGLPSITDYSRSISGFLSSSGAVEGIGWTLAAGFLIWIVLTLPTALYGAVRLCLPSFFARVEAGATGGDIGGLDRTQSRDAELATFVDSFLRRDDLALALHRLEVRGDLEVVRFFKGGSDAITALVREDGVARVRKVVPERHREKLAQQYRWLRRHSGTPNMVRALGESDGPGYYSFDIEFDPATTTMFGYLHSASPEDGQRALRRVWDTMFDHVYDLRAEARHPGIVAKYLQERLADRLDQAAALHPELGAVLACETVVIGGQEHPGLRQLLSAIVADERAWEDLITYRESAAIHCDLTIDNLLIDPDSGDILIIDPSDDNQVRGPVLDFARHFQSLWGGYEFLNESDRSPRVRIDPAEGRAEIGFESYRSARYQELAEWTEALAAERLTPTERRSLPFHVGLLYGRMLSHRVVIDPATVLVYYARSVQFLDRFLAQYAPRPLTSGRP, encoded by the coding sequence ATGCCGCTTAGACGCCCCCGCCTTCGCTCCGTCCTCCTCCTCGCTGCGCTGGTGGGAGCCTGTCTGTTCGCCGTCACCAACATCCCGACCATCGCAGCGTTCCTCGAGCACTGGCCCGGACCGGTCGACCTCCTCTCGCTCCTGATCGCCGCCGTTCTCGTCATGATGGGCAACCTCGCCCGAGCGCTGCGGACTCAGACGGTGCTCGACCAGGCCCGGCCCGGCGGCCTGGTCCAGCACGTCGACGCGCTTTCCGTCGGCGTGCTGTTCACGCTCCTCCTCCCGCTCCGCGCTGGCGAAATCGTGCGCACTCTCGTGCTCAGCCGGCGCTTGCGGATCAGCCTTCTCTACACCGGCACCGCGATCGCCCTCGAACGCCTGCTCGATGTGATCGTCGTCGCGGGAGCCCTCCTTGTCTTCGGGAGCGTCGTCGGGCTGCCCGTCGCCGTCGTCGGACCGGCCATCCTCATCCTCGCGGTCACCGGGTCGGTCCTGCTCCTCTTCGTCCTGCTCGTGCGCGAAAACCGGCTGCTGATGCGGATGGTCGTGGCTGTGACATCGGTGCTCGCCGACCGGCCGCGCGCCCGCGTGCGGATGTCCGTGTGGTCGATGGTGCATGGCTATCAGAGCTTCCTCCGCTCGCCGCGCAAGCTCGGGGCGTACGCGGTCGCGTTCTGCCTCTCCTGGCTCGGATACCTGACGGCGGTCTATGTCGTCCTCGCCGGCGCGCTGCCGGACTCCGCCATCGGAACCCCCGCCGCCGGTGTGCTCGCGCCGTTCGTCTTCCCCGAGACGCTGCTGGGCCTCCCCTCGATCACGGACTACTCGCGCTCGATCAGCGGGTTCCTGAGCTCGTCGGGGGCGGTCGAGGGCATCGGCTGGACCCTTGCGGCTGGCTTCCTCATCTGGATCGTCCTCACCCTCCCGACCGCCCTCTACGGTGCGGTCCGGCTGTGCCTCCCGTCCTTCTTCGCGCGCGTGGAAGCGGGCGCGACCGGCGGCGACATCGGCGGACTCGATCGCACGCAGAGCCGCGATGCCGAACTCGCGACCTTCGTGGACTCTTTCCTGCGCCGGGACGATCTCGCGCTCGCCCTGCACCGGCTCGAAGTGCGCGGCGACCTGGAAGTCGTCCGCTTCTTCAAAGGCGGCTCCGACGCCATCACCGCGCTCGTTCGGGAGGACGGAGTCGCCCGGGTGCGCAAGGTGGTTCCGGAACGGCACCGCGAGAAGCTCGCGCAGCAGTACCGATGGCTCCGGCGTCACTCCGGAACACCGAACATGGTGCGCGCTCTCGGCGAATCGGACGGACCGGGTTACTACTCGTTCGACATCGAGTTCGATCCGGCCACCACGACCATGTTCGGCTACCTCCACTCGGCCTCGCCCGAAGACGGTCAGCGCGCCCTTCGCCGCGTCTGGGACACGATGTTCGATCACGTCTACGACCTCCGGGCGGAGGCGCGGCATCCCGGGATCGTGGCGAAGTATCTGCAAGAGCGACTGGCCGACCGGCTGGATCAGGCCGCGGCGCTCCATCCCGAGCTCGGCGCTGTGCTCGCCTGCGAGACGGTCGTCATCGGCGGGCAGGAGCACCCGGGGCTCCGCCAGCTCTTGAGCGCGATCGTGGCCGACGAGCGGGCGTGGGAAGACCTCATCACGTATCGCGAGTCCGCGGCCATCCACTGCGACCTCACCATCGACAATCTGCTCATCGACCCGGACAGCGGGGACATCCTCATCATCGACCCCTCGGACGACAACCAGGTCCGCGGGCCGGTGCTCGACTTCGCGCGGCATTTCCAGTCGCTCTGGGGAGGCTATGAGTTCCTGAACGAGAGCGATCGGAGCCCCCGGGTGCGGATCGACCCGGCCGAAGGCCGCGCCGAGATCGGATTCGAGTCATACCGATCCGCCCGCTACCAGGAGCTCGCGGAGTGGACAGAGGCGCTCGCCGCGGAACGCCTCACCCCCACCGAGCGTCGGAGCCTGCCCTTCCACGTCGGCCTGTTGTATGGCCGGATGCTCAGCCACCGCGTCGTCATCGACCCGGCCACCGTGCTGGTGTACTACGCCCGCTCGGTGCAGTTCCTCGACCGATTCCTCGCGCAGTACGCTCCCCGCCCGCTGACCTCAGGACGTCCGTGA
- a CDS encoding HAD family hydrolase produces the protein MMASVRGVFCDLDGTLVATEKANFAAYRAALGEFGVEFTWPVFVTTWGEDSRDFLPRIAPELSAGEVAGVRAAKARHFPLSSVRPNSIARWRGHSGPGRTRHESRWSQPRRRALWPPSSRITI, from the coding sequence ATGATGGCGAGCGTGCGAGGGGTCTTCTGCGACCTCGACGGGACACTCGTCGCCACAGAGAAAGCCAACTTCGCCGCCTACCGAGCCGCCTTGGGGGAGTTCGGCGTCGAGTTCACCTGGCCGGTCTTCGTGACCACCTGGGGTGAGGACTCCCGCGATTTCCTGCCGCGGATCGCTCCCGAACTCTCCGCCGGCGAGGTCGCGGGCGTCCGCGCCGCCAAGGCCAGGCACTTCCCGCTTTCCTCGGTGAGACCGAACTCAATCGCCCGCTGGCGCGGACACTCCGGACCTGGTCGGACACGGCACGAGTCGCGCTGGTCACAACCGCGAAGGCGGGCGCTGTGGCCGCCGTCCTCGCGCATCACGATCTGA
- a CDS encoding glycosyltransferase family 2 protein — MKTIIAIPAYNCAPQLPRVLAALDAGRAASVQEVWVVDNGSADGTAEVAVEHAANWSNLRIFRNRRNVNLGGTHKTVFLKAREAGATHVVILHGDDQARAEEAYDLIAHAAAGGPQTVLGSRFGRGSRLQAVRPQTHRRQSRPQRDLLGGNLPGADRSRLGAQPLRARRPRPAQLPPLRRPAQLQLRTHPRPDPPARRLPLRTDHLARRRPSLQCRNVRVFSEGLGILARWRFRRDPWGPAAPASDYEWDRLA, encoded by the coding sequence GTGAAGACCATCATCGCGATACCCGCCTACAACTGCGCCCCTCAGCTGCCGCGCGTCCTCGCTGCCCTCGACGCCGGCCGCGCGGCCAGCGTGCAGGAGGTCTGGGTCGTCGACAACGGCAGCGCCGACGGAACGGCGGAGGTCGCTGTCGAGCACGCCGCGAACTGGAGCAATCTGCGGATTTTCCGCAATCGCCGCAATGTGAACCTCGGCGGCACGCACAAGACCGTCTTCCTCAAAGCGCGGGAGGCCGGGGCCACGCATGTCGTCATCCTGCACGGCGACGACCAGGCGCGGGCGGAAGAGGCGTACGACCTCATCGCGCACGCCGCCGCCGGGGGGCCGCAGACCGTGCTCGGCTCCCGCTTCGGCCGCGGCTCCCGCCTTCAGGCGGTACGACCTCAAACGCATCGTCGGCAATCGCGTCCTCAACGCGATCTACTCGGTGGGAACCTTCCGGGCGCTGATCGATCTCGGCTCGGGGCTCAACCTCTTCGCGCTCGCCGACCTCGACCCGCGCAGCTACCTCCGCTTCGGCGACCGGCTCAGCTTCAACTACGAACTCATCCTCGACCTGATCCGCCGGCGCGTCGGCTTCCGCTACGTACCGATCACCTGGCGCGAAGAAGACCAAGTCTCCAATGCCGCAATGTGCGGGTGTTCAGCGAGGGGCTGGGGATTCTGGCCCGCTGGCGTTTCCGGCGCGACCCGTGGGGGCCGGCTGCTCCCGCCTCCGACTACGAATGGGATCGACTGGCATGA